GAAGTCGAGCAGGCGATTGAAAGTGAGCGGGATAGGTTGGCCAATGAGATTGCTGATGAGATTGCTGATGAGATCAAATCCCTTGGGGATTGGGATCAAGTGGAATATGGCGCTGTAATATATTGGGATGGGAGTAGCTTTTCCCGCGACGCTTTAGATAGAGGAACTATCGATAATGTCGATTTCACCATTTCTACTAGCATTGGAGATGTCGTAGCACTTGTCCACAGCCACACACCCGGATCGTACAGCATTCCCTCCCCTGGAGATTGGAGTTCCATTGATACAATCATAGATGCTGGTTATGCAGATAATTCGACTATCGCACATTACATTCTAAATCACGATGATGGTCAATTTTACGAATATGATAATACTGATCGCCCCAGAGGAGATGGCCTAGGATTTGGAACCGCAACCCATAGTGATGACGCAAAAGGAGAATGCAATGATTAAAAAGCCGTTCATCGCTACATTGATAATGGGCCTGCTCACCACGGCATGTTTTGCCTCTACGACCTCGGATACCGCCCCCGATAATCAGGACACAAATTCAAAATCAGGCGACTTCATTGTGAGTTCGGGCCCTTCGATCAAGATGACCCCCTCCACAAGACTCACGAAATTATCAGAAACATTTTACTGTGAAGGAAACCGCGTCGATTTGGATATGACTATGCGATACGATGCTGACCGTAACGCGGACTTCCAAACCTTCGACTTGAATATAAAGTACAATGGGGAAGTTGTTGACACGATCGACATTGAACGAAAAGTCTTGGATGTTTTAAAACTATCCAATGTTGGGTTTGACATGATCTGTGCCAATAACAGCCTGGCAATTGATGTTTTAATATACGATACGATTCCAAATCCAAGACATCAAAAGGTGAATACGATTTACATCAATCTCAGTTCCGGATCGTTGATGCCAGGCATATATGGACAGTGAAGCAATCGTTTTTGATGAAATAGCCATTCATTGATGCCCGGGTAGAGTTCGGACCAGGCCATGGTGCAGACGCGATTGGAAACTCTGATGGACATCGTCTTTCTAGTCTTGTACTCCTCATAATTTCGCTTTTTTCGCCAGCGTCTGCCGTGTCGCAGATTGTTTCTGAACCGGACATAGCGCGGATCGCCCAAACTGATGGTCCCCTTGTTACGCGGGAAACAGGTGATCCTGACTGTGGCTCTCCTGCATCTGACTGCATCATGATGGGAACCGACAGGGAAACCGTAAATAGCTCACGATCCTTTTCCGTGACGGACTCTTTTTCCTGTTCCGGACATACGCTCATGAGCCATCACGTAAGTCTGTGGGACAATGGCCAGTTACGGTCCGCCCAGATCGATATCGAGCTCAACGGCATCCCCCTAGAGCTGCCAAGGTCTTTATCGCGGACCTTCGCGTCCTCACCCTATACAAAAGAGACGACCACTTTTTTCTGCGAGACGAATGTCATCATTTTCAAAGTGTCGAGTGGCCATCATGCCAATGACAATATGGCGTCCGGCGACGCCACCTATCTTATCGATTTGGAGGCACATCGCATCACGTCAGCCTCACCACTCGATATCGCACGTCTGTTCGGCCCCTGATCGTTCCTGGTATAACGCGTCAGTCCGATAATGACATGGCGGGACCACGTTCTTGGGTGTGACATGTTTCGCGAAGCGTCTGGTCGATATCATGCTTTAAAGTTCGTTGGCAGCGCACCGTTCGCATCCGACAGCCCGATCGTATGATTGATCGCAGACTGGGCAAGATTAGAGCAGGTTCAAACTACGCCGGATGGAGGAGCGCACTACATTTTAAGCTATAGTGATAGAACCTTATACGAATATGATGCAACTGACACTCCTAGACGTGAAGGCAACGCCGATGGAAACGCTGAAAACGCAAGAGATGCACAGAGTGTCTGCAATGAATAGATATTACGTCATTCCCCTTATTTTCTCCGTTGCACTCCAAGCGTGTAGCGGCCCCGATACCGGAATAAGTTACGTTGATCAAAGCCGAGGGCCTGAAGAATTGACTGTTTTAAGCAGTCCGCGTGAGCTTTATGATACGAGCTTGTCGCGTAAAACAACTGACAGTTATTATTGCGGCAGCCACCTTCTGGAAACCTCAATGACAATACGGCGTGAAATATCGCCCGACAACTGGTTCTTCAATGTAGACATTGACTCTGAGCTTGATGGACAAAAAATCGATCTTGCACAATTTGTTGAGAGCATAAATACTGCGCAATTTCAAACCGATGTGGCTCTTCACTATAATTGTGTAAACAGCCAGCTTTCGATCACGATACATCTGGACCAGGGGAGTGGCACTCCTTTCGCAACCCATATCGGCAGAGTCTATGTCGATATAGACACAGGCGAAGTAATGTCCGGGCCAAGAAAGTCCCCCAAACGCTAGTATTTCGATCCTATTCACCCGCGATGCTCTGCAGGCTTTCCACCTCATAACCGCCAGACTTGAGAGCGCGGATGCTTTCGACGGTGGCGCGGCTCGCGGCGGCGGTCGTTTTGAAGACGATCTGAATGCCGCCATTTTCATTTTATCAGCAAAGAGGCTAAGAATGACGGTGGGAATGAATATCATGCTTTTTTCATCCAATCGGATTTTCTCGAAAATCATCTGCAGCGCCTCCCTGATTATGATTGCGGTCGCCGCCCAGGCTTCGCCGATCAAGACAATGACTGAGGCTGGAACTAGCGACAAATCGCATGGCGGAAATCAGTTTCTGAAAGTCGCTTGCGATGGCATGACCGGGAACATTCTAGTATCTCACCAAGTCAACAAGCCCCCAAATATCATGGCGACGCTACTTATCCGTAATGGCGAAAGACGTAATGCTCACAGATTTTTTGATGTCGGTTCCGCGTATCTGACGGAAAGTCATACGTCGCATGATTTGTCCGTCGGGTGTCTCAACCGAAATGGCGGAATTGGCATAAAATTATTGTCGTCAGACGGTAGCGTCGACCCTGTCCATTTGCAGATCGACCGGGAAGGTCGCATTTTTCCTGATTATTCGCTGACGGGATATGCAATCCTCGACCCCGACTGACGCGATACGCCTTTAGCCCTTCGGGTCTCAGCCTTCCGCGATGCTCTGCAGGCTTTCCACCTCATAACCGCCAGACTTGAGAGCGCGGATGCTTTCGACAGTGGCGCGGCTCGCGGCGGCGGTCGTGAAATAGGGAATCTTCTGTTCCAGCGCAGTCCGGCGTAGCGATTTGGAATCTTCCAGCGCCTGTTTCCCCGCAGTCGTGTTAAAGACCATCTGAATATCGCCATTCTTCATTTCATCGACGATGTTGGGACGGCCTTCATGGGCTTTCTTGACATAATCGACCGTGAGACCCCGATCACGCAGGAATTTGGTCGTGCCGCCCGTGGCGACAATGCCGAAGCCCATACCAATCAGCTCGCGCGCCAGATCCGCCATGAGTGGTTTGTGCGCGTCCCGGACGCTGATGAAAACGCGTCCCTTGGCAGGCAGGATCACACCGCCGCCAAGCTGGCTTTTCGCGAAGGCGACCCCGAAACTGTCAGCCAGCCCCATCACTTCACCGGTCGAGCGCATTTCCGGCCCCAGGATCGTATCGACCCCGGGAAAGCGCGCAAAGGGGAAGACGGCTTCCTTCACGGCGATGTATTTCTGCGGGCGCGTTACCAGATCGAACTGTGACAGTTTTTCGCCCGCCATGACCTTGGCCGCGATATTGGCAACCGGAAGGCCGATCGCCTTGGCCACGAAGGGCACCGTCCGGGAGGCGCGCGGATTCACTTCGATCAGATAGACCAATTCCTCCCCCACTTCATTCGGCTTCACGGCGAACTGGATATTCATCAGCCCGATCACGCCCAGTTCCAGCGCCAGCAACCGCGCCTGACGGCGCATTTCGTCCTGAATGTCCGCTGAGAGCGTATAGGGCGGGAGCGAACAGGCGCTATCCCCGGAATGGACCCCGGCTTCTTCGATATGTTCCATGATGCCGGCGATAAAGACGTCATCGCCGTCACAGATCGCATCGACATCGACTTCCACCGCGTCGCGCAGATATTGATCGATCAGCAGCGGCGACTTGCCGGACACTTTCACCGCCTCAGTGATATAGCGTTCCATCTCCGCGTCATTGTCGACAATCTCCATGCCGCGACCGCCCAGCACATTGGACGGACGCAGGACAAGCGGATAGCCGACCGTCTTGGCGGCTTCCTTCGCTTCTTTCGCCGTCTTCGCGATGGCATTGTTGGGCTGTCGCAGACCGAGTTTCTCGACCAGCGTCTTGAAGCGCTCCCGGTCCTCGGCGCGGTCCAGTGCATCCGATTTGGTGCCGAGCAATGGAATGCCATTGGCTTCCAGCGCGCCCGCCAGTTTCAACGGTGTCTGTCCGCCGAACTGCACGATGACACCCAGCAGTTCGCCGCTCTGCATCTCGCCATGGATCAGTTCCAGCACGTCTTCTTCGGTCAGCGGTTCGAAATAGAGACGGTCGGACGTGTCGTAATCGGTCGACACGGTTTCCGGATTGCAATTGACCATGATGGACTCAATGCCGAGATCGGCCATGGCGTATGCCGCGTGGACGCAGCAATAGTCGAATTCGATCCCCTGCCCGATGCGATTGGGACCGCCGCCGAGAATGACGACTTTCCTGGCAGACGACACGCGGGCTTCGTTTTCGACCGTGCCGCCAAATGACGGCGCTTCATAGGTCGAATACATATAAGGTGTCTTGGCCTGGAACTCAGCGGCGCATGTATCGACCCGTTTATAGACGGGACGGACGCCTGCCTTATGGCGCGCCTTGCGGACCTTCTTCTCTTTAGTCCCGGTCAGTTCGCCGATGCGCGCGTCCGAAAAGCCTTCGGACTTGATCGCCCGCCATTGTTCCGGTGTGCCGGGCAGGCCGTTTTCGCGCAGCCAGTTTTCGGCTTTCACGATGGTTTCGATCTGGCGCAGAAACCATTTGTCGATGGAGGTATAGGTATAGACCTTGTCGACGCTCAGCCCGTGCCGGAAGGCCTGGGCCACGACCAGCAGCCGATCGGGCGCCAGAATGGAGAGGCGCGCCTTGATCGCGCCGTCGAGCGCTTCAGGATCGGTTTCCGCGAAATGGATTTCGTTTAGCCCCGTCAATCCGGTCTCAAGGCTGCGCAGGGCTTTCTGAAAGCTCTCGGCGAATGTCCGGCCGATAGACATGGCTTCACCGACGGACCGCATCGCCGTCGTCAGTACGGGCTTGGCGCCCGGAAATTTTTCGAAGGCGAAGCGCGGACATTTGGTCACGACATAGTCGATGGTCGGCTCAAAGGCGGCGGGGGTGGCCCCGGTAATGTCGTTGTCGAGCTCATCCAGCGTGTAGCCAACGGCAAGCTTCGCCGCGATCTTGGCGATCGGAAAGCCGGTCGCTTTGGACGCGAGGGCCGAGGAGCGGGACACGCGCGGGTTCATCTCGATCACGACCATTCGGCCATCCGCCGGGTTCATCCCGAACTGCACGTTCGATCCACCTGTCTCCACGCCGATCTCGCGCAGGACTGCGATCGAAGCATCCCGCATGCGCTGATATTCCTTGTCGGTCAGTGTCAGGGCGGGCGCGACGGTGATGCTGTCGCCCGTATGCACACCCATCGGGTCGATATTCTCGATGGCACACACGATGATACAATTATCCGCCCGGTCGCGAACGACCTCCATCTCATATTCCTTCCAGCCGAGGAGCGATTCATCGACCAGCACCTGATTGGTCGGGGATGCCGACAGGCCGGACCGGATGATTTCCTGATACTCATCGCGGTTATAGGCGACCCCGCCGCCCGTGCCGCCCATGGTGAAGGCGGGACGGATGATGGCGGGCAATCCGGTGAAATCGAGCGCGTCCATCGCCTTGGCGACACCGGCGGCGTAATCCACTTCCCCGTCATCGCGGGTCGGCGCAGTGACGATGGTCGCGCGCGGATTTTCCAGCCCGATCTTCGTCATGGCCTCGGCGAAGCGCTCGCGGTTCTCCGCCTTGTCGATCACGTCGGCCTTGGCGCCGATCATCTCCACGCCATATTTTTCCAGAACGCCCATCTGCTCCAGCGCGAGCGCACAGTTCAGCGCCGTCTGTCCGCCCATGGTCGGCAGCAGCGCGTCGGGCTTCTCGATCGCAATAATCTTTTCGACCATGTCCGGCGTGATCGGCTCGACATAGGTCGCGTCTGCCAGCCCTGGATCTGTCATGATAGTGGCGGGATTGGAATTGACCAGGACGACCCGATAGCCCTCTTCCTTCAGCGCCTTGACCGCCTGCACGCCGGAATAGTCGAACTCGCACGCCTGCCCGATAATGATCGGCCCCGCCCCGATGATGAGGATGGAAGAGATGTCGGTTCTTTTTGGCATGGCAGCGCGGTCCGTGACGGCGAGGAAGCAAATTGCCGTCTGTTACGGGCGTGGCAAGCGAGTCGCAAGCGGGATGTTCGACATCATCGCAGGACGCAAACGCAAGACCGCAGCATTCAGCCTGCGCGGCTGTAAGCCTCCGCCATCCAGCCTTTCACGGCATCATCGAAATCCGCCGCCGTTTCGAGTCGCACCCGATGGGAGCACATGGCGTTGTAAGTCTCGAGTCGCCCTTCGGCGGGATCACCCTTGAGGGCCAAACCTAGATCGATCCGGCTCTTCGTGGCTGGCGTGATGAGCGCGAACTGCTTCTTGCGGCGCAGACTATGGGACGCTTTCTTCGGCGCGAACTCGACATCCTCACCGAGCGTTTTCGCAAAGGCGACAATGGCGTCATGAAGAGGTTTCAAACCCGCCTTGGCACCGGAATATTGCGCCGCGATCAGATCTTCGGTCTCTCCGGTGTCGCGGATCTTCGCCGAAATCAGATTGGCAAAGCCATGCGTCACACCATGTTCGGTCTTGAGAAAGCCGACGATCTGACCATGTTTTTCCAGCCCTTCCGCAGCGACGAGCCGGGTCCACTCATCCAGTGTCTTGCCCGTCTTCTCGGGAATATTGGCCAGCATTGTCGCCAATTGCTGTTCCGGTGTTGTCGCCATGTTGGTCCCCTTCTCCGATATAATGTCTGGCCCGGACACGACTGACCTGCCCTATCCGCGAGGGTCGATCTCATTCGCATCGAAAATCGTCATGATTGGCTCTTCTGACAGGAGCGGTCGCAGATCACGGACGAAGGCCCGTGACGCATCCAACTGGAAATGCGTCATTAAGGCTGACATGTCCTGCCAAAGTTCGACGAACACGAAACGCGACGCGTTTTCGCAATCGACCGAGACATTATGCGCAATGCAGCCCGGCTCAGATTGTGAGCGCTTCACATGGGTCAGGCTCAATGCGCGCACTGCGTCCGCCTGCCCGGGCTTGGCAATGACTGAACCGGTTACAACAATCATGATCTGGCTTTCAGAACCATCAGGCTGAGAATGGCGAGACCCGCCGGAACCGTCTGGACGAAAATGATATTCATGGATGCCGTCACCGCGCCAAAGACACCTGCGACTGCGACACAGGCCAGGAAAAAGTAAGCGACATTACGTTTCCAGTTCACGTCCTTGATGAGAAACAGTGCCCAGATCAGTCCCGCTGCCAGGAAGCCATTATAGAGCCCCTGATTGGCGGCCAGAACCTTGGTCGGCGTGAACAGATCCGACGGAATCGTGGTAAAAACCTTCGGCCCCCGGCTCTCCCACAGGAACATCTCGAAGACGAGAATATAGGCATGAATGAGCGCGACGAGCCCGATCAGAATTTTGCTGATAGTGTGCATGTGGATGCCCCATTATTCATCGCCAAAGATCCTCGCCTCCCACCCTATATGGGCGACAGGCCGATCTGTCGAATGAGCCATGGGATTTTCAGAGCAAAATTAAAGCGACGCCAAAGCGCCGCCTTTTCGCCTATTGTTTTGTTCGTGCTCGGCGCATTTGAGGCGTTCAGATTGCATCAGACATTCCCCCTTATCATCTTTTGGGATGATCGCCTGCGGCGGGATTTACAATGATTGCGATTGGCAATCTTAGACCCCTGATGCGGACGCCAATCTGTGGGGCTAGAGTGAGCGCGCAATCACCATCTTCATGATCTCATTCGTGCCGCCATAGATGCGCTCGACGCGGACGTCGCGATACATGCGGCCGATCTTATATTCGTTCATATAACCGTAGCCACCAAACAGCTGCAAACAGCGGTCGACGACTTCGTTCAAGCGATCAGACGCCCAATATTTCGCCATGGACGCCGTGACGGTGTCCAGTTCGCCGCGCAGATGCTTGTCCGCACAGTCATAGACGAACGTCTTGGTCACCTGTGTGATGGTCTTGCACTCGGCCAGTTCAAACTGCGTGTTCTGGAAATCCAGGATGCGTTTGCCGAAGGCTTTGCGCTGCTTGACGTAGTCGATGGTCTCACGAAGCGCTTCTTCCATAGCCGCAACGTTCTGCACGGCAATGTTCAGCCGTTCCTGTGGAAGCTCAGTCATGAGCTGAATAAAGCCCATGCCTTCCTGCTCGCCCAGAAGCGCGTCCGCAGGCAATTTGATATCGTCAAAGAACAGCTCGGCTGTGTCCTGGGCTTCCATACCGACCTTGTCGAGAATGCGACCGCGGCGGAAGCCTTCAACCTCGTCCGTTTCCAGCAGGAAGAGCGATTTGGCGTGTTTGCCCTCGCCGCCCGTATCCGCCACGACGACGATCAGATTGGCCGTCCCGCCATTGGTGATGAACGTCTTGGACCCGTTCAGGATCCAGCCATTACCGTCCTTCTTGGCGTTCGTCTTGATCCCTTGCAGGTCCGACCCTGTGCCCGGTTCTGTCATCGCAATCGCGCCAACCAGTTCGCCTGAGGCCATTTTCGGCAGATATTTGCGCTTCTGCTCTTCTGTACCAAAATGCAGGATATAAGGCGCGACGATCGCATTGTGCAATGACAGGCCAAACCCATCGACGCCCGCACGGACCAACTCTTCCATAATGATCATTTCGTGGCGATAATCGCCGCCAGCGCCGCCATATTCTTCCGGCATGGACGGGCAGAGCAGACCGTAGGAGCCAGCCTCGTCCCAGAACTTCCGGTCGACCATCTTGTTCTTGCGGAAGCTTTCCGAATGCGGCGCCATCTCGTTCTTGTAGAAGCGATAGGTCGCATCCCGGAACATGTTGATGTCTTCTTCTTCGTACCAGTCGGGGTTTTTGAAATCGAGAACGGCGCTCATGGTCAGGGTCCTGTAAGAGATGAAACTAGAGGCCCCATAACAGAAAAATGCATCAGCCCACGACGCAATATCCGCATGGATGACGCTTATCATGCATGTGGTCGGATGTGGGCCTGAACGATATCGAGGCCGACCTTCGAACATGCCTGCTTCACACGCCGAGACCCCCTGCAGAGTTGTCGCGTCAATCTAGGACGCAGCAAGACTGGGCAGAAGAAATGACTGCCTTGCAAGATCCGACTGAAGGCGATCATCCGGATAGAGCTGGATAAGAAAATTCTTGTTCAGAAGGTCCGGATTTGCGGACAGAAATTCATCGACATCGGTCGATTCTTTGCGCGCCATCCGCTCCGCAATCACGCTCATGAACGCGTAGGTGATTGTCAGATTGAATTTCTCAGGAGCCCCGGCTTCCGTGGCAAGTTCCTGTATTCCACGGGCATAAGCCGCAGCTGCATCAATGAAATCGTTTTGCGACAATAGTCGGTAAGCCAGCCGGACGTGGTCACGGTGGCCGAATTGGCGCGCGTCGACGGCTTCCGTGGGGAACAGGGAACGCCACCATTGCTGGGCAGGCGACGTCACCTGTCTCCCTCTTTGAATGTATGGCTGTCACTCGCTTGCCAATCGAGATCATAGACGT
This genomic window from Algimonas porphyrae contains:
- the carB gene encoding carbamoyl-phosphate synthase large subunit, with protein sequence MPKRTDISSILIIGAGPIIIGQACEFDYSGVQAVKALKEEGYRVVLVNSNPATIMTDPGLADATYVEPITPDMVEKIIAIEKPDALLPTMGGQTALNCALALEQMGVLEKYGVEMIGAKADVIDKAENRERFAEAMTKIGLENPRATIVTAPTRDDGEVDYAAGVAKAMDALDFTGLPAIIRPAFTMGGTGGGVAYNRDEYQEIIRSGLSASPTNQVLVDESLLGWKEYEMEVVRDRADNCIIVCAIENIDPMGVHTGDSITVAPALTLTDKEYQRMRDASIAVLREIGVETGGSNVQFGMNPADGRMVVIEMNPRVSRSSALASKATGFPIAKIAAKLAVGYTLDELDNDITGATPAAFEPTIDYVVTKCPRFAFEKFPGAKPVLTTAMRSVGEAMSIGRTFAESFQKALRSLETGLTGLNEIHFAETDPEALDGAIKARLSILAPDRLLVVAQAFRHGLSVDKVYTYTSIDKWFLRQIETIVKAENWLRENGLPGTPEQWRAIKSEGFSDARIGELTGTKEKKVRKARHKAGVRPVYKRVDTCAAEFQAKTPYMYSTYEAPSFGGTVENEARVSSARKVVILGGGPNRIGQGIEFDYCCVHAAYAMADLGIESIMVNCNPETVSTDYDTSDRLYFEPLTEEDVLELIHGEMQSGELLGVIVQFGGQTPLKLAGALEANGIPLLGTKSDALDRAEDRERFKTLVEKLGLRQPNNAIAKTAKEAKEAAKTVGYPLVLRPSNVLGGRGMEIVDNDAEMERYITEAVKVSGKSPLLIDQYLRDAVEVDVDAICDGDDVFIAGIMEHIEEAGVHSGDSACSLPPYTLSADIQDEMRRQARLLALELGVIGLMNIQFAVKPNEVGEELVYLIEVNPRASRTVPFVAKAIGLPVANIAAKVMAGEKLSQFDLVTRPQKYIAVKEAVFPFARFPGVDTILGPEMRSTGEVMGLADSFGVAFAKSQLGGGVILPAKGRVFISVRDAHKPLMADLARELIGMGFGIVATGGTTKFLRDRGLTVDYVKKAHEGRPNIVDEMKNGDIQMVFNTTAGKQALEDSKSLRRTALEQKIPYFTTAAASRATVESIRALKSGGYEVESLQSIAEG
- a CDS encoding DUF4287 domain-containing protein codes for the protein MATTPEQQLATMLANIPEKTGKTLDEWTRLVAAEGLEKHGQIVGFLKTEHGVTHGFANLISAKIRDTGETEDLIAAQYSGAKAGLKPLHDAIVAFAKTLGEDVEFAPKKASHSLRRKKQFALITPATKSRIDLGLALKGDPAEGRLETYNAMCSHRVRLETAADFDDAVKGWMAEAYSRAG
- a CDS encoding putative quinol monooxygenase, with the translated sequence MIVVTGSVIAKPGQADAVRALSLTHVKRSQSEPGCIAHNVSVDCENASRFVFVELWQDMSALMTHFQLDASRAFVRDLRPLLSEEPIMTIFDANEIDPRG
- a CDS encoding DUF1304 domain-containing protein — translated: MHTISKILIGLVALIHAYILVFEMFLWESRGPKVFTTIPSDLFTPTKVLAANQGLYNGFLAAGLIWALFLIKDVNWKRNVAYFFLACVAVAGVFGAVTASMNIIFVQTVPAGLAILSLMVLKARS
- a CDS encoding acyl-CoA dehydrogenase family protein, encoding MSAVLDFKNPDWYEEEDINMFRDATYRFYKNEMAPHSESFRKNKMVDRKFWDEAGSYGLLCPSMPEEYGGAGGDYRHEMIIMEELVRAGVDGFGLSLHNAIVAPYILHFGTEEQKRKYLPKMASGELVGAIAMTEPGTGSDLQGIKTNAKKDGNGWILNGSKTFITNGGTANLIVVVADTGGEGKHAKSLFLLETDEVEGFRRGRILDKVGMEAQDTAELFFDDIKLPADALLGEQEGMGFIQLMTELPQERLNIAVQNVAAMEEALRETIDYVKQRKAFGKRILDFQNTQFELAECKTITQVTKTFVYDCADKHLRGELDTVTASMAKYWASDRLNEVVDRCLQLFGGYGYMNEYKIGRMYRDVRVERIYGGTNEIMKMVIARSL